From one Bacillota bacterium genomic stretch:
- a CDS encoding TldD/PmbA family protein encodes MKLDEFKNKTFAMAKDKGFDAVELYNQSANQVQIKVFQGQVDDFARADTGGYSFRGLFNGRMGYAFTEILDGEAVSMVVEDAKANALIIDETEQSPIFGGSEKYPQYDGYSPELAAVSTEDQIDFTRELEAKALAADKRVKTVSNCAFVYGESKTGLVNSRRLELSQKGNGCYCWLSVVVVDQGETRSAFKFKSERDFAALDANALAEEAVGEAIGQLGANSVASGAYPVILRNQAAASLLAAFAGIFSAENVHKNFSLLKGKLGRQIANSQITIIDDPLLPDGLYSTPFDAEGVAARRKAIVNDGTLETYLHNLKSAARDKVESTGNAVKHSYKSEVSVAPTNLFFQNGGAGFDQLVQTLDSGLIITELQGTHAGTNPVSGDFSLAANGYLVNKGEIVSPVDQITVAGNFLEMFHNVEAVGNDLDFGLPGGSMIGSPSLLINGLAIAGK; translated from the coding sequence ATGAAGCTTGACGAATTCAAAAACAAGACATTTGCAATGGCAAAAGATAAGGGCTTTGATGCAGTGGAATTATATAATCAAAGCGCCAATCAAGTTCAAATTAAAGTTTTTCAAGGTCAGGTGGATGATTTTGCCCGTGCTGATACAGGTGGCTACTCTTTTCGGGGTTTGTTCAATGGTCGGATGGGCTATGCATTTACTGAGATTCTGGATGGAGAAGCTGTGTCCATGGTTGTGGAGGACGCCAAGGCGAATGCGCTAATCATCGATGAAACTGAACAATCTCCGATCTTTGGCGGGTCTGAAAAGTATCCACAGTATGACGGTTATTCGCCGGAATTGGCCGCAGTATCAACAGAAGATCAAATTGATTTTACCCGGGAGCTGGAAGCAAAGGCGCTGGCCGCCGATAAGCGTGTCAAGACAGTGAGCAATTGTGCTTTCGTCTACGGGGAAAGCAAGACAGGTTTAGTGAACAGCCGGAGACTAGAGTTGAGTCAAAAGGGAAACGGTTGTTATTGTTGGCTGTCGGTGGTGGTAGTTGATCAGGGTGAAACCCGCAGTGCGTTTAAATTCAAATCGGAGCGGGATTTTGCTGCGCTGGACGCCAATGCATTGGCGGAGGAAGCTGTTGGAGAAGCAATCGGTCAGTTGGGGGCCAACTCCGTGGCTTCAGGCGCATATCCGGTGATTCTACGTAACCAAGCGGCAGCCAGTCTTCTAGCCGCCTTTGCCGGTATTTTTTCAGCCGAAAATGTCCACAAAAATTTTTCGCTTTTGAAGGGCAAGCTTGGCCGGCAAATAGCCAATTCTCAAATAACGATTATTGACGATCCGTTATTGCCGGACGGACTGTACTCAACGCCTTTTGACGCAGAAGGTGTTGCAGCCCGAAGGAAAGCCATCGTCAATGACGGCACCCTAGAGACCTATTTACACAACCTGAAATCTGCTGCACGAGACAAGGTGGAGTCGACGGGCAACGCAGTCAAGCATTCGTACAAATCAGAGGTCTCGGTGGCGCCAACCAACCTGTTTTTTCAAAACGGCGGAGCAGGTTTCGATCAATTGGTTCAGACCCTGGACTCTGGATTGATTATTACCGAACTTCAGGGAACACATGCTGGAACAAACCCGGTGTCCGGAGACTTCTCCCTGGCGGCAAATGGCTATCTGGTCAACAAAGGAGAGATTGTTTCCCCTGTGGACCAAATTACTGTTGCCGGTAATTTCCTGGAAATGTTTCATAATGTGGAGGCCGTTGGCAACGATTTGGATTTTGGATTGCCCGGCGGTAGTATGATCGGGTCTCCGTCCCTGTTGATAAACGGATTGGCCATCGCGGGGAAGTAA
- a CDS encoding TldD/PmbA family protein, protein MLDRNLVGDVLAETLRFGGDYGEFFLEDRYSTRLGLVGGKVETGISGREYGVGIRVFAGYNSVYAYTNQVTRENLLTVARDAAQALNNQNSSDTVRFRHGEFENQHPIRIYPESKDQRYRVELMRTAYHEAKTYNELIEQVRIRFMDEDQKVLIANTDGDFVEDRRVRTRMAIEAIAAKGSEKQSGFYGPGAHMGLEFYDRIDISDYAREAARIAVTMIQADQCPSGRFPVIIDNEFGGVIFHEACGHGLEASSVAKKTSVFADKLGEQIASPLVTAWDDGTIVNAWGSQNVDDEGTPTQRTLLIDKGILRGYMVDKLNGRRMNMHSTGSGRRQSYKFAPTSRMSNTFIDAGESTPEQIIANTEYGLYARYMGGGSVNPATGEFNFAVNEGYMVRNGKIAEPVRGATLIGRGAEVLKQIDMVGNNLALGQGMCGAASGSIPANVGQPMLRVSEMTVGGRKGKGDRHEA, encoded by the coding sequence TTGCTGGACAGGAATCTTGTTGGCGATGTATTGGCGGAAACACTGCGCTTCGGCGGCGATTATGGAGAATTTTTTTTGGAAGATCGGTACAGTACCAGATTGGGTTTGGTTGGTGGAAAGGTAGAAACCGGCATTTCCGGACGGGAGTATGGCGTCGGCATCCGGGTATTTGCCGGTTATAACTCGGTCTACGCCTACACCAACCAAGTCACGCGCGAGAACCTGCTAACGGTTGCCAGGGACGCAGCTCAGGCCTTAAACAATCAGAATTCATCGGACACGGTGAGGTTTCGCCACGGAGAGTTTGAGAATCAGCATCCAATCAGAATCTACCCAGAGAGCAAAGATCAACGCTATCGGGTTGAGTTAATGCGCACGGCCTATCACGAAGCCAAGACCTATAACGAACTGATTGAACAGGTTCGTATACGGTTTATGGACGAGGATCAGAAGGTGCTGATTGCCAACACCGACGGCGATTTTGTGGAAGACAGAAGGGTACGAACACGGATGGCAATTGAGGCGATTGCCGCAAAGGGATCGGAAAAGCAATCCGGCTTTTACGGCCCGGGCGCCCATATGGGCTTGGAGTTCTATGATAGGATTGATATCAGTGATTACGCTCGGGAGGCAGCTAGAATTGCCGTGACAATGATTCAGGCTGATCAGTGCCCCAGCGGACGGTTCCCAGTGATTATCGACAATGAGTTCGGCGGTGTTATATTTCATGAAGCTTGTGGCCATGGTCTTGAAGCCAGTTCGGTGGCCAAGAAAACCTCAGTATTTGCTGACAAGCTGGGGGAACAGATTGCATCGCCCCTGGTAACCGCCTGGGATGACGGGACAATTGTCAACGCCTGGGGGTCGCAAAATGTTGACGATGAGGGCACTCCAACCCAGCGAACATTATTAATTGACAAAGGCATTTTGCGGGGATATATGGTCGACAAACTCAATGGCAGACGGATGAACATGCATTCCACAGGCTCCGGCCGTCGCCAATCTTACAAGTTTGCCCCCACCTCACGCATGTCCAACACTTTTATCGATGCTGGTGAATCCACGCCCGAGCAAATTATTGCCAACACTGAATATGGACTCTATGCTCGTTACATGGGAGGCGGTTCTGTAAATCCGGCAACCGGCGAATTTAATTTTGCTGTAAATGAAGGATATATGGTGCGAAATGGCAAAATCGCCGAACCGGTACGGGGCGCTACTTTAATCGGCCGCGGTGCTGAGGTTTTGAAGCAGATCGATATGGTAGGAAACAATCTTGCGCTGGGTCAGGGAATGTGCGGCGCTGCCAGCGGTTCAATCCCAGCCAATGTGGGTCAACCTATGCTGCGCGTCTCAGAGATGACGGTTGGCGGCAGAAAGGGAAAAGGGGATCGGCATGAAGCTTGA
- a CDS encoding Crp/Fnr family transcriptional regulator produces MRSPTSDLLLCTDNLAMSAIFCGSWNHWLISREQEIPTGVIEILSELKNIKLFSNIPLEQVKQLAALVEPKTYKKGELLFIEGEPARGLFYILRGSVQMSKTSIEGKHHILQIFGRGEVLAEAVLFSDAPYPATAEALESTEVYFISVAGVTDLILEQPSLALYIIQVLSERLRSAQEKLKAWAFAGANERVARLLLELAVKHGKPVPEGIIIDTELTHGRLAALLGFTRETVSRVISGLRTEGLIVSESRKITITDVERLERYADN; encoded by the coding sequence ATGAGGTCGCCTACGTCCGATTTGCTTCTGTGTACCGACAATTTAGCGATGTCGGCAATTTTTTGCGGGAGTTGGAATCATTGGTTAATAAGCAGGGAACAGGAAATACCAACGGGAGTGATTGAAATTTTATCCGAATTAAAGAATATAAAGCTCTTTTCCAACATACCCCTGGAGCAGGTGAAACAGCTTGCAGCGTTGGTGGAGCCCAAGACTTACAAAAAAGGCGAATTGCTATTTATCGAAGGGGAACCCGCTCGGGGGTTGTTCTATATTCTCCGGGGTAGCGTACAGATGAGTAAAACCAGTATTGAAGGCAAACACCATATATTACAGATATTTGGCCGCGGCGAAGTGTTGGCCGAGGCTGTTCTTTTTTCTGATGCTCCTTATCCAGCCACCGCTGAGGCCTTGGAATCAACGGAAGTTTATTTTATAAGCGTGGCGGGGGTAACGGATCTGATTTTAGAACAGCCGTCGCTGGCGCTCTACATAATCCAGGTCCTCAGTGAACGTCTGCGTTCGGCCCAGGAGAAATTAAAGGCCTGGGCTTTCGCCGGCGCTAATGAGCGTGTCGCCCGTTTGCTGCTGGAACTTGCGGTTAAGCATGGTAAACCGGTCCCCGAGGGTATAATAATAGACACCGAGTTAACCCATGGCCGTCTCGCAGCCCTATTGGGATTTACCCGGGAAACAGTGAGCAGAGTTATCAGTGGTTTACGGACTGAGGGTTTAATTGTCAGTGAGAGCAGAAAGATTACCATAACTGATGTAGAGAGACTCGAGCGCTATGCAGACAATTAA
- the nrdR gene encoding transcriptional repressor NrdR, translating into MRCPYCNFLESKVVDSRRTEDDAEIRRRRECLHCQNRFTTYERVEKMPIIVVKKNGAREIFDGGKLLRGLIKACEKRPVSVETLEHLVDNVEKEIRNQLEREVTSQQIGELVMDRLRTIDEVAYVRFASVYRQFSDVGNFLRELESLVNKQGTGNTNGSD; encoded by the coding sequence TTGCGTTGTCCGTATTGCAATTTTCTAGAAAGCAAGGTGGTGGACTCCCGGCGCACTGAAGATGACGCTGAGATTCGCAGACGTCGGGAGTGTCTGCACTGCCAAAATCGCTTTACTACTTACGAACGGGTAGAAAAGATGCCCATCATAGTTGTGAAGAAGAATGGGGCCAGGGAGATTTTTGACGGCGGCAAATTACTGCGCGGCCTCATCAAAGCCTGTGAAAAAAGACCGGTATCTGTTGAGACCCTGGAACACTTGGTTGACAATGTAGAAAAAGAAATACGTAATCAGCTGGAACGGGAAGTAACCAGCCAGCAAATTGGTGAACTTGTGATGGACAGGCTCCGAACGATAGATGAGGTCGCCTACGTCCGATTTGCTTCTGTGTACCGACAATTTAGCGATGTCGGCAATTTTTTGCGGGAGTTGGAATCATTGGTTAATAAGCAGGGAACAGGAAATACCAACGGGAGTGATTGA
- a CDS encoding DUF296 domain-containing protein: MYSFNIERVLVGLLPAGGDLLSELESLAVRENIEAADVQLIGFADGATFGYYDSKSQEYIEKKLAGELEIISAVGNISIKDGKPFAHLHIVLGDEKGELRGGHVLPGTKILVAETRITVLAGGSLVRQHDRDTGLWLWR; the protein is encoded by the coding sequence ATGTATAGTTTTAATATTGAAAGGGTTTTGGTCGGACTGTTGCCGGCGGGAGGCGATCTCTTGTCAGAATTGGAGAGCTTGGCGGTCCGGGAAAATATCGAAGCTGCTGATGTGCAGTTAATCGGGTTCGCCGACGGGGCGACTTTCGGGTACTATGATTCAAAGAGCCAGGAATATATCGAGAAAAAGCTCGCTGGCGAGCTGGAAATTATTTCAGCGGTGGGTAATATCAGCATTAAAGACGGTAAACCCTTTGCCCATTTGCATATAGTGCTAGGTGACGAAAAGGGCGAACTCCGCGGCGGGCATGTTCTGCCGGGAACTAAAATTCTTGTGGCAGAAACGAGGATTACCGTTCTTGCCGGTGGCAGTTTGGTGCGTCAACATGACCGCGATACAGGGCTTTGGTTGTGGAGATAA
- a CDS encoding flavin reductase, whose translation MKMSDIQTALDRIPCPVGVVLQPPEVITVSWFTQISRTPPLIALSIAPQTSVTPSLAAKKKFTLAILRGDQETVARTCGHHQTREPDKIKAAGLEIVNSEALTTPWIKNALLNLECKVIEENLHGDHVLYVAEVTGAVASEQKHRPLVFVDRDLISL comes from the coding sequence ATGAAAATGTCAGATATCCAGACTGCTCTGGATCGAATCCCCTGCCCCGTGGGAGTTGTGCTGCAGCCACCAGAAGTCATCACAGTATCCTGGTTTACTCAAATTTCACGCACCCCGCCGTTAATTGCTCTAAGTATTGCTCCCCAAACATCGGTCACACCGTCTTTAGCCGCCAAAAAAAAGTTCACCTTGGCCATATTAAGGGGTGACCAAGAAACTGTGGCGAGAACTTGCGGACATCATCAAACCCGGGAACCTGATAAAATCAAGGCCGCCGGGTTGGAAATAGTAAATAGTGAAGCATTGACAACACCTTGGATAAAAAATGCCTTGCTCAACTTGGAATGCAAAGTTATCGAAGAGAATCTACATGGCGACCATGTGCTATACGTGGCGGAAGTGACTGGGGCAGTAGCTTCCGAACAAAAGCACAGACCACTGGTCTTTGTGGACCGAGACTTAATATCCCTATAA
- a CDS encoding Mrp/NBP35 family ATP-binding protein, whose product MSFKHMLAIASGKGGVGKSTVTASLGLAAVAAGHSAGIIDADLHGYSIPQIMGADTQPYYDENENLFPGEAGGVKIVSMGYFVEDNPVIWRSPLYSQALNQFVNDFTWGDVDLLLLDLPPGTGDMPLNVLQRFPKTHILVVTTPQPAAAEVAARVAVMAEKMNASVLGVVENMSWFECEDCGHRHELFGAGGGAKMAKDLNTEVLGQLPLRPDLRQEADVGQLQLRSEFSEVFDRIKTKLNM is encoded by the coding sequence ATGAGTTTCAAACACATGTTAGCAATTGCCAGCGGCAAAGGCGGGGTAGGCAAAAGCACAGTTACTGCCAGTCTCGGCTTGGCAGCTGTAGCAGCCGGACACAGTGCCGGCATTATTGATGCTGATTTGCACGGCTACAGTATTCCTCAAATTATGGGCGCCGATACGCAACCATATTATGATGAAAATGAGAATCTGTTTCCCGGGGAAGCAGGCGGGGTAAAGATTGTCTCCATGGGGTATTTTGTTGAAGATAATCCGGTGATCTGGCGTTCACCCTTGTACAGTCAAGCTCTGAACCAATTTGTTAATGATTTTACCTGGGGCGATGTGGATTTGTTATTGCTGGATCTGCCTCCGGGCACCGGTGATATGCCCCTCAATGTTTTGCAACGTTTTCCTAAAACACATATCCTGGTTGTAACAACTCCGCAACCGGCCGCGGCGGAAGTTGCTGCCCGGGTCGCGGTGATGGCTGAGAAGATGAATGCCAGTGTATTGGGTGTTGTAGAAAACATGTCCTGGTTTGAATGCGAGGACTGCGGACATCGGCATGAACTGTTCGGGGCCGGAGGGGGAGCGAAGATGGCCAAAGATTTAAATACCGAAGTCCTGGGTCAATTGCCGTTGCGACCTGACCTCCGGCAAGAAGCCGATGTCGGCCAGTTACAGCTCAGATCTGAGTTCTCGGAGGTATTTGACAGAATCAAAACTAAATTAAATATGTAG
- a CDS encoding TIGR01906 family membrane protein, with product MLKTKIGLLLFAIFLSLTVLLTAVELVAFNINHYLSAYERHQVVEATGMDMENLEHVTREIINYLRNRQDVLNPQAVVDGELRYVYGEREQLHMVDVKDLFNAGRQVRNFSVLALLPLSIWLFAGRHRERRIFKGVLTAFLINAGLLLVLLALMFIDFNQAFTWFHLLLFDNDLWLLPWSSLMIRMLPEVFFFESAVKILAIHFGVLLASTLACYALYKKKGEN from the coding sequence ATGTTAAAAACCAAAATTGGTCTTTTATTATTTGCAATCTTTTTGTCGCTGACAGTGCTGTTAACTGCGGTGGAATTGGTGGCTTTTAACATCAATCATTATTTGAGCGCCTATGAGCGGCACCAGGTGGTTGAAGCCACCGGAATGGATATGGAAAATCTCGAGCATGTTACACGGGAGATTATTAACTATCTGCGGAACCGTCAGGATGTCCTTAATCCCCAGGCAGTTGTTGATGGTGAACTGCGCTATGTTTACGGAGAACGTGAACAACTGCATATGGTAGACGTAAAGGATTTGTTTAACGCCGGGCGTCAGGTGCGAAATTTCAGTGTGCTTGCGCTCCTGCCGCTTTCCATCTGGTTATTTGCCGGGCGACACCGCGAGAGAAGGATTTTTAAGGGAGTGCTCACGGCCTTTTTAATCAATGCTGGTTTGTTGTTGGTGCTTCTGGCATTGATGTTTATAGATTTTAACCAAGCTTTTACTTGGTTTCATTTGCTGCTCTTTGACAATGATTTGTGGCTGTTACCGTGGTCATCGCTGATGATCCGCATGCTGCCGGAAGTGTTTTTCTTTGAGTCCGCTGTGAAGATACTTGCGATTCATTTTGGTGTCTTATTGGCTTCCACACTTGCTTGTTATGCCCTGTACAAAAAAAAGGGTGAAAATTAA
- a CDS encoding manganese catalase family protein encodes MFKHEKQLLENVQVEAPNPNYAAMLQEQLGGPQGELKAAMQYLAQSFRIKDPEIKDIFLDIAAEELSHMEMVATAINLLNGHDPQAVNATVGNIEAHVLTGLNPMLNNASGQLWTAGYINVTGDLPADLLSNIAAEQRAKVVYELLYRQINDKHVRNMIDFLLNREEAHNTMFRECFQKVQDTGSTRDWGVDEDARLYFDLSTPGNYVGKKLENPQSPSFNSPQRPPGQH; translated from the coding sequence TTGTTCAAGCATGAAAAACAATTATTGGAGAATGTTCAAGTAGAGGCGCCAAACCCCAACTATGCTGCAATGCTGCAAGAGCAACTGGGCGGACCTCAAGGTGAACTAAAAGCGGCTATGCAGTATCTGGCCCAAAGTTTTCGAATTAAAGATCCGGAGATAAAAGATATATTTCTGGATATAGCAGCCGAGGAACTAAGTCACATGGAAATGGTGGCCACAGCAATCAACTTGCTAAACGGACATGACCCCCAAGCGGTCAATGCGACAGTGGGCAATATTGAAGCCCATGTTCTCACTGGGCTCAACCCGATGCTGAACAATGCGTCCGGACAATTATGGACAGCCGGTTATATCAATGTTACCGGTGATTTACCCGCTGATCTCTTGTCCAACATCGCGGCTGAACAGAGGGCGAAGGTCGTTTATGAATTGCTTTACAGGCAAATCAATGACAAACATGTCCGCAATATGATTGACTTTTTGCTCAACCGCGAAGAAGCCCATAATACTATGTTCAGAGAATGCTTTCAAAAAGTCCAAGACACTGGCTCGACCCGGGATTGGGGGGTGGACGAGGATGCACGTCTCTACTTCGATTTGTCCACACCAGGAAACTATGTGGGCAAAAAACTGGAAAATCCTCAGTCCCCATCATTTAACAGTCCGCAGCGACCTCCCGGACAACATTAG
- a CDS encoding HAD family phosphatase — MMVLEFLGSGKCMTIKLVVTDLDGTCLNSEKRVSVANRRAISALHERGIMVAIATGRMDKSIWSLARDLKIDLPLISSNGALVRDMHSGEIIFENPLPKPAYRKILDSCQQANAHWIVTCGNDFIVSAPDNPRLPAVEQWNSTLAPDERVDILTTDDPYTVINSDVTVYKLVVYSQTPQFLAGLAEDFSSIEGVAPVFTDHTLLDICGAGADKGRSVEILATKLGLTSDQVMTIGDQQNDMSMLSWAGLGIAMGNATDAVKAIADDVTSTNDQDGLALAIQKHLLS; from the coding sequence ATGATGGTTTTAGAATTTCTCGGGAGTGGAAAATGCATGACAATCAAATTAGTGGTTACAGATTTGGACGGCACCTGTCTTAACAGCGAAAAACGGGTGTCAGTGGCCAATCGCCGGGCAATCTCCGCTCTCCATGAGCGGGGGATTATGGTGGCGATTGCCACCGGTCGAATGGACAAGAGTATTTGGTCTTTGGCCAGGGATTTGAAAATTGATTTGCCGTTGATATCCAGTAATGGCGCCCTGGTTCGCGATATGCACAGCGGTGAGATAATTTTTGAAAACCCCTTGCCTAAACCGGCGTACAGAAAGATACTGGACAGCTGCCAACAAGCTAATGCCCATTGGATTGTAACTTGTGGCAATGATTTCATCGTCTCTGCACCGGATAATCCCCGCCTACCGGCAGTGGAACAATGGAATTCTACCCTTGCTCCGGATGAACGGGTGGACATATTGACCACAGATGACCCGTATACCGTGATCAATTCCGATGTGACGGTCTATAAGTTGGTGGTATATTCGCAAACGCCACAATTTCTGGCCGGACTTGCGGAAGATTTTTCGTCAATTGAGGGAGTAGCTCCTGTTTTTACAGACCATACCCTGTTGGACATTTGTGGCGCAGGAGCAGATAAAGGACGGTCGGTTGAAATACTGGCAACAAAGCTAGGTCTCACAAGCGACCAGGTGATGACAATCGGGGACCAACAGAACGATATGAGCATGTTGAGCTGGGCAGGTCTTGGCATCGCCATGGGCAATGCCACTGATGCAGTAAAAGCAATCGCAGATGATGTAACAAGCACCAATGACCAGGACGGACTGGCTCTGGCGATTCAGAAGCATCTATTGTCCTAA
- a CDS encoding M20/M25/M40 family metallo-hydrolase, with product MKIAIVYNHDSQAIINLFGVPNREKYGLETIDRIKSALEAGGHQVQAFEGDKNIIHALEDFMPAVISGERPGLVFNLSYGIQGRARYTHIPGILEMLGIPYVGSGPETHAIALDKVLTKMVMLQKGLPTPKFAVLETPDFQFPLPEGLKFPLIVKPKDEAVSMGLRIVRNADELREGVRTIYETMGAVTLVEEYIEGREINVGLLGNSPVEALPPVEVIFERGEAIFTHEDKVGQSTDRIKKVCPADLSPDQIAQVQKLAVQAFKALGCFDSARVDFRLDRAGNPYILEINSMASLGPGGSYVMAAAQKGLDYTALTNRLIEIASQRYFGPLIPEAGKLDQVSDVRQSAFTYLVQNRDYLEEELKVWTNLQSRTGDPTGLGTVLRKFEAEMKLLDMESNAQFTNRQSAWTWQTRSGLAGGTLLVLCIDVPREINSLQVPFRREPEWLYGEGVASSRAGLTGVLFALKTLLSTDSLHEKPVGVFVYTDEGRGMRYSSSLLQQAACQAARVIVFQPGFQGGKIVDQRRGLRKFSILVEGASRRIGYRRGAEDIMSWFLKRATELGTLSQPNQQLSLAVQDVQSERYSVLLPHRIRTTVYITYLCSELADAAEAEIRRLFTSPADELSETVCYVEKLEERPALNRSLVNQDLLSLLKRISFEWKLPFGTESGLLPSAAGVIPPEVPVVCGFGPASRDLFTPDECVHRGELLQRTLLLTLALLSV from the coding sequence GTGAAGATTGCAATTGTCTATAATCACGACAGTCAGGCGATTATTAATTTGTTTGGCGTTCCCAACCGGGAGAAGTACGGTTTGGAAACGATTGACCGCATAAAATCTGCGCTTGAGGCTGGCGGTCATCAGGTTCAGGCATTTGAAGGGGATAAAAACATCATCCATGCATTAGAGGATTTTATGCCGGCTGTAATTTCCGGCGAGCGGCCGGGACTGGTTTTCAATCTCAGCTACGGCATCCAGGGGCGAGCCCGCTATACTCATATACCGGGTATTTTGGAGATGCTGGGCATCCCCTATGTCGGCTCCGGACCCGAGACCCATGCAATCGCACTGGACAAAGTACTGACGAAGATGGTTATGCTGCAGAAAGGGTTGCCCACCCCCAAATTCGCCGTTTTAGAAACGCCGGATTTTCAGTTTCCACTGCCTGAAGGACTGAAATTTCCGTTAATCGTAAAACCCAAGGATGAGGCGGTCTCCATGGGATTGAGGATTGTGCGCAATGCCGATGAACTGAGAGAAGGAGTGCGCACAATCTATGAGACCATGGGCGCCGTTACGCTTGTCGAGGAATACATCGAAGGTCGGGAAATTAATGTTGGCTTGCTTGGCAATTCACCGGTGGAAGCGTTGCCGCCGGTAGAGGTAATTTTTGAGCGCGGGGAGGCAATCTTTACCCATGAGGATAAGGTTGGGCAAAGTACCGACAGGATAAAGAAGGTGTGTCCTGCGGACCTCAGTCCCGACCAAATTGCACAAGTCCAAAAGTTGGCTGTTCAAGCTTTTAAAGCTCTGGGCTGTTTTGACAGCGCTCGGGTCGATTTCCGCTTGGACCGGGCAGGAAACCCTTACATTTTGGAGATCAACTCCATGGCCAGCTTGGGACCTGGCGGGTCATATGTTATGGCCGCGGCCCAAAAAGGTTTGGATTATACGGCGCTGACGAACCGATTAATTGAGATTGCCAGCCAACGATATTTTGGTCCTTTGATACCGGAGGCTGGGAAGCTGGACCAGGTATCAGATGTGCGACAGTCCGCTTTTACATATCTGGTGCAAAATCGGGATTATCTAGAGGAAGAATTGAAGGTTTGGACAAATCTTCAAAGCAGAACCGGGGATCCCACTGGATTAGGAACGGTGTTAAGAAAATTTGAAGCTGAAATGAAATTATTGGATATGGAGTCCAACGCCCAGTTTACCAATCGTCAATCGGCGTGGACCTGGCAGACCCGCTCCGGTTTAGCGGGGGGAACGCTGTTGGTGCTGTGTATTGATGTCCCACGGGAGATAAATAGCTTGCAAGTGCCTTTCCGCCGGGAACCTGAATGGTTGTATGGCGAGGGTGTGGCCTCCAGCCGGGCAGGTTTGACTGGTGTTCTGTTCGCACTGAAGACATTACTGTCGACAGACTCTTTGCATGAGAAACCGGTTGGGGTATTTGTTTATACAGATGAAGGCCGGGGCATGCGCTACTCCAGTTCGTTGCTACAGCAAGCCGCTTGCCAGGCAGCAAGGGTGATTGTGTTTCAACCGGGTTTTCAAGGGGGAAAAATTGTTGACCAGCGCCGGGGGCTGCGGAAATTCAGCATCCTGGTTGAAGGCGCCTCCCGCCGCATTGGCTACCGCCGAGGGGCGGAGGATATTATGAGCTGGTTTTTGAAACGGGCCACAGAGCTTGGAACACTAAGCCAGCCCAATCAGCAATTGAGTTTAGCTGTTCAGGACGTACAATCTGAACGCTATAGCGTTTTGCTTCCCCATAGAATACGGACAACAGTGTATATAACATACCTCTGCTCCGAGCTGGCGGACGCGGCGGAAGCTGAGATTCGTCGCCTTTTCACTTCACCGGCAGATGAACTTTCAGAAACTGTCTGCTATGTGGAAAAACTTGAAGAGCGCCCAGCCCTTAACCGTTCACTTGTCAATCAGGATTTGCTGTCACTGCTCAAAAGAATCAGTTTCGAATGGAAGCTGCCCTTTGGAACAGAATCCGGGCTGCTCCCGTCGGCAGCAGGAGTGATCCCGCCGGAAGTGCCTGTTGTTTGCGGCTTTGGGCCTGCCAGCAGGGACTTGTTCACTCCTGATGAATGTGTGCATCGGGGCGAGTTGCTCCAACGCACCCTGTTGTTGACCTTGGCTCTATTGTCGGTTTAG
- the cysE gene encoding serine O-acetyltransferase translates to MFTFFLMQIKTIRLHDPAVRSVLEVLFCYPGLHALMLHYPANWLWRLGFCLLARVISNLNRFITGIEIHPGAQVHPSCFIDHGMGIVIGETAEIGENVRIYHGVTLGGTGKDKGKRHPTVAANVLIGAGATVLGPIHVGENSRIGAGAVVMHDVAPGTTMVGVPAVPVQRGRRIHRCELSELRSRVENLEKLLEAKHEN, encoded by the coding sequence ATGTTTACTTTTTTCCTTATGCAAATCAAGACAATTCGTTTACATGACCCGGCTGTCCGCTCGGTATTAGAAGTACTTTTTTGCTACCCCGGTCTTCATGCCCTGATGCTGCATTATCCCGCCAACTGGCTGTGGCGACTGGGATTCTGTTTGTTGGCAAGAGTAATCAGCAATCTAAACCGCTTTATCACAGGAATTGAAATTCATCCCGGTGCACAGGTTCACCCCAGTTGCTTCATCGACCATGGAATGGGTATCGTAATCGGGGAAACGGCAGAAATTGGAGAGAATGTACGCATCTATCACGGTGTCACCCTCGGCGGAACCGGCAAGGATAAGGGCAAGCGGCATCCCACTGTGGCCGCAAATGTCCTGATTGGCGCTGGCGCCACAGTACTGGGGCCAATTCATGTCGGTGAAAACTCCCGAATCGGCGCCGGGGCGGTAGTGATGCATGATGTGGCGCCGGGAACGACAATGGTTGGGGTTCCTGCGGTCCCGGTTCAACGCGGCAGACGTATTCACCGTTGTGAACTCTCCGAACTCCGTTCCCGAGTTGAAAACCTGGAAAAACTGCTGGAGGCAAAACATGAAAACTAA